The following nucleotide sequence is from Homo sapiens chromosome 12 genomic scaffold, GRCh38.p14 alternate locus group ALT_REF_LOCI_2 HSCHR12_3_CTG2.
ACTATGAAAATGCCCTCTACTCTTGATAGTTGATATTAGGATATTAATTTCTATTTGCTctgaaacatgttttaaaaaacagcaactctaaagaaaggaagagttacagaagagagaaacagggaTACACAGACAGAgtcagaaacagagacagagataaagagaTCCAGCCAGCTGTACATAAGATTCCCTACATTACAATTACAGATACACTAATTAAGTTTTAGGAGTAATTAATCACATAAAACATTAATGCAAGAACTGAAGTTAATTTAGAAACATCTTATCTTTGTTTGTCCTAGAAAAGCATAGTTTCTCTTCAGATTTGTTTATGTTGttggaattttcttccttttagaataGACATTACTTTCCAAATCACCTTTAGAGATGCATGTCTTAATTTATTGTTCCCCAGTATTAGGATAAATGAATGACTTGAGGGGTAGATTAGAGCTATGGACTCACCAAAAATCACAGCTAATTCCGTCTCTGGCATAAAGTAGCTGGAGGTGGCAATGAGAAAGGACAAATAGTAGGCaataaagaggagaaggaaggaaatgacagCTTTCAGGGCTCTCACATGGGCTTCTGTGCTGGGGTCTCTGCACCCTGTGGCACTGAGCTGCATTCGCCTGATATGTCTCCGCAGGGAGAGGATCAAGAGGAAAAAGGACATTAGGCACACACAAAAGGGGAGCAGCGTTGCCAGGTTGAGAAATAACTTGGTAGAAGCATGTTGAGTTTTATTTACTCTGCAACTCCAAGTTaagtttgttttcctctttgccttcacACAAAACCTGAAATCAGCGTTCAAATTCTCAGTGGCTGGAAGGCTAATAAACACAGAGAGAACCACGCACCCCAGTAGAATCCAGGAAATCACCCTGTCAATTCTCCACTTCATCCAGAGGAAAAGTGGGTGAAAGAAATTACCTATCTTGAAGAAATAGTAAATGCTGAGGCAGGTTGCAAACCAGATACTTAAATGATTGGTTAGTGTCCAGAAGAAGTCAATGATTCTCATTTCTTTACCAGTGGCATAGACATCTGGATATAGCACCAATATAAAACAATCTAATAGTATTACGCACAATAGACAAATTCTGGATATGGCCAgacttgtgaggattaaatcaatGGAGGCAATTTTCCTCTTCTTGACCCAGTCCATGCAGTTTACCAATCCAATGAATGCATTCCCTAAGATCCCCACTGAAAACTCTCCAACTGCTAAGAACAATAAAGTAGTCTGCACTTTATCTGCCATGTTTAAATATGCAATTAGTTTCTAGTTGACCTGATGGAGTTTGACATCCACACCTGCTTCTTAGATTTTGATGTAGTTTTCTTTACCTCTTTGTTGTAGTCTGTTTTGTGATGGAGACTGGAATGATAAATGAAGACTGGAGCTATCTTCATTAAATCCTAATTAGTCTTGACAAACAATGTGTTTGGCGATCCTTGGCCTGGCCACTGTATGCCCATTTACCTACTCAGCAGGTTGTAATTTTCCACATACGGTTAATTTAGGCTGAGCTACTGTTTACTAAGATGCAAATTGGGCCAATTCCCTTTCATGGTCCTGCATTGTCTTTCTGAGGCTAAGGTGTACGCATTT
It contains:
- the TAS2R7 gene encoding taste receptor type 2 member 7; translation: MADKVQTTLLFLAVGEFSVGILGNAFIGLVNCMDWVKKRKIASIDLILTSLAISRICLLCVILLDCFILVLYPDVYATGKEMRIIDFFWTLTNHLSIWFATCLSIYYFFKIGNFFHPLFLWMKWRIDRVISWILLGCVVLSVFISLPATENLNADFRFCVKAKRKTNLTWSCRVNKTQHASTKLFLNLATLLPFCVCLMSFFLLILSLRRHIRRMQLSATGCRDPSTEAHVRALKAVISFLLLFIAYYLSFLIATSSYFMPETELAVIFGESIALIYPSSHSFILILGNNKLRHASLKVIWKVMSILKGRKFQQHKQI